The following proteins come from a genomic window of Nasonia vitripennis strain AsymCx chromosome 4 unlocalized genomic scaffold, Nvit_psr_1.1 chr4_random0004, whole genome shotgun sequence:
- the LOC100679148 gene encoding uncharacterized protein LOC100679148 isoform X1 has product MSFKSVSKFSASIFNSSCAYVDFLYTSSVSIHRYCSVETRGEEFRRENGIERTPRGRRRARGAISRARLWLTSCQPLFVDSALQEPYPASMSCAIKNASILQNMSLTGLKMIHDEDFENVPALHLSNRQILWIIQPACHQNLLQPNMGII; this is encoded by the exons ATGTCATTCAAATCAGTATCGAAGTTTTCTGCATCTATTTTTAATTCGTCCTGTGCATATGTGGATTTTCTGTATACTTCATCAGTATCAATCCATAGATACTGTTCCGTCGAGACCCGAGGAGAAGAATTCCGCCGTGAAAACGGCATCGAGCGAACTCCGCGAGGTCGACGTAGAGCCCGTGGCGCCATCTCCCGTGCTCGA CTCTGGCTAACTTCATGTCAGCCTCTATTTGTCGACAGTGCTCTACAAGAACCTTATCCTGCCTCAATGTCATGTGCAATAAAGAACGCTTCAATTCTCCAAAATATGTCTCTGACCGGGCTGAAGATGATACATGATGaggattttgaaaatgttccTGCATTACATTTGTCCAACAGACAAATTCTTTGGATAATTCAACCAGCCTGTCACCAAAATTtg TTACAACCAAACATGGGGATTATTTAG
- the LOC100679148 gene encoding uncharacterized protein LOC100679148 isoform X2 encodes MPLGFSTVSVLTIGFSSCVKFFSSGSDFSFNNNVGILWLTSCQPLFVDSALQEPYPASMSCAIKNASILQNMSLTGLKMIHDEDFENVPALHLSNRQILWIIQPACHQNLLQPNMGII; translated from the exons ATGCCTCTAGGCTTTTCAACTGTTTCAGTTTTGACAATTGGGTTTTCATCTTgcgttaaatttttttcctcagGAAGTGATTTTTCATTCAATAACAATGTTGGAATT CTCTGGCTAACTTCATGTCAGCCTCTATTTGTCGACAGTGCTCTACAAGAACCTTATCCTGCCTCAATGTCATGTGCAATAAAGAACGCTTCAATTCTCCAAAATATGTCTCTGACCGGGCTGAAGATGATACATGATGaggattttgaaaatgttccTGCATTACATTTGTCCAACAGACAAATTCTTTGGATAATTCAACCAGCCTGTCACCAAAATTtg TTACAACCAAACATGGGGATTATTTAG